The window ATTCCTGCTTTTTCAGGGATGGCTTCCACGGGGCACGGCCGTGTGCAAGTTAGGATAAATTAAAACCTTTGTCAAGGAAAAAATACTGTATACTGTATGCGCATTTTTAGTGTCAGAACAACGATTTAACAGGACTTTTCAGGCTCAGCGGAGGGTGCCCGGGGGCGTGCGCCGGGCGTGCGAAACGGGTTGAGGACAGCCGCCTTCGGCGGCCACAGCCACTGCTTCTTTGTGCCGGGCAGGCTGACCACAAGATTTATGGCCATGCCGGTCCCCGGCATTTGCAGGCCAGACGGGGGAGGATTGGGGTTGAAACCGCAGGCATTTCAACCCGGAGCTGACCGGACTCATTCACCAGCGCCAGGCCGCGCCAAACGGAAATCGCCGCTCGGCCGCTCCGATACGTTGTCTGAATCAAAGAAGAACGTTACTTGCGAGAGGCTTCCAGGCGGTTCATCAGCGCCAGCAGCAGACCGAGGGTGATGAAGGCACCGGGGGGGAGGATGAGCAGCAGAAAGGGGGGATAGGCAGCACCGAAGAGGCTGAAGCCAAGCACAGAGCCGGAGCCGAAGAGCTCGCGCACCGAGCCGAGGACAAAGAGGGCGAGAGTGAACCCTAAGCCCATGCCAGAGCCATCGATCAGCGAGGGAAGAACGGCATTCTTGCCGGCGAAGGCCTCGGCCCGGCCGAGTATGATGCAGTTGACGACGATCAGCGGAATGAAGATGCCGAGCGCCTTGTAGAGGTCGTAGACGTAGGCCTCCATACAAAGCTGGACGACGGTGACGAAGGAGGCGATCAGCACGATGTAGGCCGGGATGCGCACCTGCGACGGAATCACCTTGCGCAGCAGGGCAACGGCCGCGTTGGAGCAGACCAGCACGAAGGTGGTGGCCAGTCCCATTCCCAGGCCGTTGATGGCACTTGTCGTCACTGCCAGCGTCGGGCACATCCCCAGCACCAGCTTGAAGATGGGATTTTCCCGCCAGAGCCCCTTGGCAAACTCGCGGACCAGGTTCATCCTTCCCTCCTCGCCGCTTCGGCAATCTCCTGCCGGTGGTCGCGATAGAATTCGAGCCCCGCCTTCACCGCCGTCACTACCGCCCGGGGGGAGATGGTGGCGCCTGTGATCTGATCGAACTGGCCGCCGTCCTTCTTCACCCGCCAGTCGTAATTCTCCAGCCCCTTGCCGCGGAACTGCTCCTTGAACCAGGGCTCGACGATCTTGCTCCCCAAGCCGGGCGTCTCAGCATGAGTGAGGATCTCGACGCCGGTGACCATCCCCTCCGGGGTGATCCCGACCATGATCTCGATATTGCCGCTGTAGCCGTCGGGTGCGGTCACCTTGAAGGCTACTCCGGCCAGCGTGTTTTCCTTCCGTCCGCGGTAGAAGGTGCGACTGAGTTCCCTCCCCTTCTTGTCCTGGCCGGTCACCATGCTGACGGTGTCGGCGTCGGGGGCGTTGTCGATGGGGGGGAGAACCGCCTTGAGAGCCTTGAGGGTTTCCAGGCGGCGCTGCTCGGCAATCGGCTCACGGGTCATGCCCTCCACCATGGAGAGGATTAGTCCGGCGCCGACGGCGATGATGGTCAGAACCAGAGCGAGTCTGCTGATATCTTTCATGATTCCTTCCCTAGCCCGGTGGCGCAACGAAACCGAATTTCTTCGGTCTGGTGAAGCGATCGATCAGCGGGGTGACGGCGTTCATCAGCAGGATGGCGAAGGAGACCCCCTCCGGATAGCCGCCGAAGAGGCGGATCAGCACAGTGATCAGGCCGCAGCCGAAACCGAAAAGGAGCATCCCGCGACCGGTAATGGGGGAGGTCACCATGTCGGTGGCCATGAAGAAGGCGCCGAGCAGCAGGCCGCCGGTCAGCAGGTGAAATAGCGGCCCAGGGTAGCGCGCCGGATCGAGCACCCAGAAGAGGCCCCCGAAAACCACCACGGTGCCGAGGTAGCTGACGGGAATGTGCCAGGTGATGATGCGCCTGGCGAGCAGGAAAAAGCCCCCGAGCAGCAGGGCGGCAGCGGAGACTTCGCCTAGCGAGCCGGCCATGTTGCCGGTAAAGTAGTCGCCGTAGGGCCCCTGCAGGGCGGCAGGGATCTGGCCGGTGAGCATCACCGCCGTCTTCATCTCGCCAAGGGGGGTAGCAGAGGTCACCGCGTCGATACCGGAGCCCAACGGGGCCGGCGCCGTCCAGGTGGTCATCTGCACCGGAAAGGAGATCAACAGAACCACCCGGGCGACCAAGGCAGGAT is drawn from Desulfuromonadales bacterium and contains these coding sequences:
- a CDS encoding electron transport complex subunit E, translating into MNLVREFAKGLWRENPIFKLVLGMCPTLAVTTSAINGLGMGLATTFVLVCSNAAVALLRKVIPSQVRIPAYIVLIASFVTVVQLCMEAYVYDLYKALGIFIPLIVVNCIILGRAEAFAGKNAVLPSLIDGSGMGLGFTLALFVLGSVRELFGSGSVLGFSLFGAAYPPFLLLILPPGAFITLGLLLALMNRLEASRK
- a CDS encoding RnfABCDGE type electron transport complex subunit G; this encodes MKDISRLALVLTIIAVGAGLILSMVEGMTREPIAEQRRLETLKALKAVLPPIDNAPDADTVSMVTGQDKKGRELSRTFYRGRKENTLAGVAFKVTAPDGYSGNIEIMVGITPEGMVTGVEILTHAETPGLGSKIVEPWFKEQFRGKGLENYDWRVKKDGGQFDQITGATISPRAVVTAVKAGLEFYRDHRQEIAEAARREG
- a CDS encoding RnfABCDGE type electron transport complex subunit D, giving the protein MEKQLYLSSSPHIHSGETTDKVMRAVIYALLPACAVAVYFFGLAALGVLLICTLGCVAAEAVCQRLMGKAPTTADGSAALTGILLALNLPSSSPWWMALIGSAVAIAVGKQVYGGLGYNPFNPALVARVVLLISFPVQMTTWTAPAPLGSGIDAVTSATPLGEMKTAVMLTGQIPAALQGPYGDYFTGNMAGSLGEVSAAALLLGGFFLLARRIITWHIPVSYLGTVVVFGGLFWVLDPARYPGPLFHLLTGGLLLGAFFMATDMVTSPITGRGMLLFGFGCGLITVLIRLFGGYPEGVSFAILLMNAVTPLIDRFTRPKKFGFVAPPG